In Leptolyngbya sp. CCY15150, a genomic segment contains:
- a CDS encoding ArsA family ATPase — protein MNHYDFLKLAMFSGKGGVGKTTLSCGFARQWAQRFPQESILLISTDPAHSLGDVLQIPVDDTPRPMADLPNLQVRALDADQLLQAFKADYGTVLELLVERGSFVEGTDLQPVWDLSWPGLDELMGILEIQRLLQSDGFDRIVVDMAPSGHALNLLELMDFLDSFLGALELFQEKHQVVTQTLTGRYTEDDADTFIQDMKRDLADGRSLLQDPGQTACLVVAIPEPMSWLESDRLIQSLGRLQIPVGGIFVNHLQRSAAEPASGTDWQPCYSEQQEMLDKFLALLEPGQVFAVPEQDKEPVGGAALDRVMAQVVSAETVAIAPRGTSPVVQWPESVPPSFPDFIGEQRKLILLGGKGGVGKTTVAAAIAWGMANQYPDRNVRVISIDPAHSLGDAFGQQLSHTPADVAANLSAQEVDASQILDEFRDDYLWELAEMMSGDTGEDESLQIAYGPQAWRQIVAQALPGIDEMLSLMTVMELLEQGKQDLIVLDTAPTGHLLRFLEMPTALGDWLSWIFKLWIKYQNVVGRTEFMGRLRTLRKRVMTAQKKLTDPAHTEFISVVQAQSAIVAETQRLTTSMESLELYHRFIVHNRYRPEQPLVADTFPNQTVVRLPMLPRAIAPLEQIQGAARLLF, from the coding sequence ATGAATCACTACGATTTTCTAAAACTGGCAATGTTTAGCGGCAAGGGCGGGGTTGGTAAGACCACCCTCTCCTGCGGCTTTGCCCGACAGTGGGCCCAGCGGTTCCCCCAGGAATCGATCCTGCTGATCTCCACCGATCCAGCCCATTCCTTGGGTGATGTATTGCAAATCCCCGTGGATGATACACCGCGTCCCATGGCGGATCTGCCCAATCTGCAGGTGCGGGCCCTGGATGCCGACCAACTGCTGCAGGCGTTCAAGGCGGACTATGGCACGGTGCTGGAGCTATTGGTGGAACGGGGTAGCTTTGTGGAGGGCACCGATCTACAGCCGGTGTGGGATCTAAGCTGGCCAGGCTTGGATGAGCTGATGGGGATTTTGGAAATTCAGCGATTGCTGCAGTCGGACGGCTTCGATCGCATTGTGGTGGACATGGCTCCCAGCGGTCATGCGTTGAATTTGCTGGAACTCATGGACTTTTTGGATAGCTTCCTAGGTGCGCTGGAGCTATTCCAGGAAAAGCATCAGGTGGTCACCCAAACCCTTACCGGCCGCTACACCGAGGATGACGCAGATACGTTTATTCAAGACATGAAGCGGGATTTGGCAGATGGGCGATCGCTCCTCCAAGATCCAGGGCAGACGGCTTGTCTAGTGGTGGCCATTCCAGAACCCATGAGCTGGCTAGAGAGCGATCGCCTCATCCAGTCTCTCGGCCGGCTCCAGATTCCCGTGGGCGGCATTTTTGTGAACCATCTCCAGCGCAGTGCTGCTGAGCCAGCCTCAGGAACCGACTGGCAACCCTGCTACTCCGAACAGCAGGAGATGCTAGACAAGTTTTTGGCACTCCTCGAACCAGGGCAGGTGTTTGCAGTACCGGAGCAAGACAAGGAACCCGTGGGCGGTGCAGCGCTGGATCGGGTGATGGCGCAGGTGGTATCGGCGGAAACGGTGGCGATCGCTCCCAGGGGAACCTCGCCGGTGGTGCAGTGGCCCGAGTCAGTGCCCCCCAGTTTTCCAGATTTCATCGGTGAACAGCGCAAGCTGATTTTGCTCGGCGGGAAGGGCGGTGTGGGTAAAACCACCGTGGCAGCAGCGATCGCTTGGGGGATGGCCAACCAATATCCCGATCGCAATGTGCGGGTGATTTCCATTGACCCGGCCCATTCCCTCGGCGATGCCTTTGGGCAGCAGTTGTCCCACACACCGGCAGATGTGGCGGCTAACCTCAGCGCCCAGGAAGTCGATGCCAGCCAGATTTTGGATGAATTCCGGGATGACTACCTCTGGGAACTGGCGGAGATGATGAGCGGCGATACAGGCGAGGATGAAAGCCTGCAAATTGCCTATGGGCCCCAAGCTTGGCGGCAAATTGTAGCCCAGGCCCTGCCAGGAATTGATGAAATGCTGTCCTTGATGACGGTAATGGAGCTGCTGGAGCAGGGCAAGCAGGATTTGATTGTGTTGGATACGGCGCCCACCGGTCACCTGCTGCGATTTTTGGAAATGCCAACGGCCCTAGGCGACTGGCTCTCCTGGATTTTCAAACTGTGGATTAAATATCAAAACGTGGTGGGACGGACGGAATTTATGGGCCGCCTGCGGACGCTGCGCAAACGGGTGATGACGGCGCAGAAAAAGCTCACGGATCCAGCCCATACGGAATTTATCAGCGTAGTGCAGGCTCAGTCGGCCATTGTGGCGGAAACCCAGCGGCTGACGACGTCGATGGAATCTCTAGAGCTCTACCATCGCTTTATCGTGCATAATCGCTATCGTCCCGAACAGCCCCTTGTGGCAGATACCTTCCCCAATCAAACCGTGGTTCGCCTACCGATGCTGCCGAGGGCGATCGCCCCTCTTGAGCAAATTCAAGGGGCCGCTAGGCTATTATTCTGA
- a CDS encoding zf-TFIIB domain-containing protein — MQCPKDKNVELTSSLLADAMQVQCCPDCKGTWIPPEQYIEWKQQQPAVESTLPKPTLDVDYATSPLDARAALCPDCRHYLARAKVNLKQPFYVERCPNCGGIWCDHGEWEVLQELGLHTSIERLFSSEWQARVKEQNYAERERQATRDKLGSELAEKIFELAGLLENHPNGDFGVAYLMRRFDR; from the coding sequence GTGCAGTGTCCAAAAGATAAGAACGTTGAACTCACCAGCAGTCTACTGGCGGACGCCATGCAGGTGCAGTGCTGCCCAGATTGCAAAGGCACCTGGATTCCTCCAGAGCAATATATTGAGTGGAAACAGCAGCAGCCCGCCGTGGAGTCTACGTTACCCAAGCCCACGCTGGATGTAGATTATGCCACGTCGCCCTTGGATGCTCGGGCCGCCCTCTGTCCTGACTGTCGTCATTACCTGGCCCGGGCCAAGGTGAACTTAAAGCAGCCTTTTTACGTGGAGCGCTGTCCCAACTGTGGCGGCATCTGGTGCGACCACGGCGAATGGGAGGTGCTGCAAGAGTTGGGATTGCACACGTCAATTGAACGGCTCTTTTCTAGTGAGTGGCAGGCGCGGGTGAAAGAACAGAATTATGCCGAACGGGAGCGCCAGGCTACGCGGGATAAGCTGGGCTCTGAGCTGGCGGAGAAAATTTTTGAATTGGCCGGACTGCTGGAAAATCATCCCAACGGGGATTTTGGCGTGGCCTATTTAATGCGACGGTTTGATCGATAA
- a CDS encoding SIMPL domain-containing protein: MKPFYSHGLSLSVTAAIATVLGLGLGQVGQAATPAESALPATEEAGTSGPMPQSLLESEQVAQLLYPPVSNSQGLMVVGQGVVRQPADSVKINMSFYRTDPYYDYYGWEEDGSEPASPPTAEPLTEAALRPITNAIIATGVPATAIEVDLSGGTGSYGTTNTASVTISLRNPSQAQVRDLVAAVNEATAGTDIYNQGVFVNYSVDNCASLLEDVYISAIQDARSRAATMADALDVEIEAVPSVAESPFNLFYPPCDPEQQGQSSSLWGGYGYGAGTYYDPSMPAEVQVQRDIFVTFPIRD, encoded by the coding sequence ATGAAACCTTTTTACAGCCATGGGTTGAGTTTGAGTGTGACGGCAGCGATCGCTACTGTGTTGGGGTTAGGTTTAGGACAAGTGGGGCAGGCTGCTACTCCTGCTGAGTCTGCCTTACCAGCGACGGAAGAGGCTGGGACAAGTGGGCCCATGCCTCAATCGTTGCTAGAGTCCGAGCAGGTGGCTCAGTTGCTTTATCCGCCTGTTAGCAACTCTCAAGGCTTGATGGTCGTGGGACAGGGTGTGGTTCGACAACCAGCGGACTCGGTCAAAATTAACATGAGCTTTTACCGCACCGATCCTTACTATGACTACTATGGCTGGGAAGAAGACGGTTCTGAACCTGCTTCCCCTCCCACTGCCGAACCCTTAACAGAAGCAGCCTTACGTCCTATCACGAATGCGATCATTGCTACAGGGGTACCAGCAACAGCCATTGAGGTTGACCTATCCGGAGGAACCGGCTCCTACGGCACAACTAATACGGCTTCTGTGACCATCAGCCTGCGTAATCCAAGCCAAGCCCAAGTCCGAGACCTAGTTGCAGCGGTTAATGAGGCAACTGCAGGTACAGACATCTACAACCAAGGTGTGTTTGTTAACTACAGTGTTGATAACTGTGCCTCATTATTAGAGGACGTTTATATCTCCGCCATCCAAGATGCCCGATCCCGCGCTGCGACGATGGCAGATGCCTTGGATGTCGAGATTGAAGCGGTTCCCTCGGTAGCTGAATCCCCGTTCAACTTGTTCTATCCACCCTGCGATCCTGAGCAGCAAGGGCAAAGTTCATCCCTCTGGGGTGGCTATGGCTATGGGGCAGGAACCTACTACGACCCCAGTATGCCGGCAGAGGTGCAGGTGCAGCGCGACATTTTCGTGACCTTCCCAATTCGGGATTAG
- a CDS encoding FAD-dependent oxidoreductase has protein sequence MTTYDWIVIGNGITGAALSYELAHVGFSVLLLDPSDRPHSATRFSYGGVAFWAGTTDMTQQLCQEGIDRHRHLSDELGASTEFHERDLLMPVFPDDDLPALTHLYQRFQPQPTLVDRQTACELEPLLNPEAIAAAFVVKHGHVHPEKAVRAYNHAFQRLGGQVAIAPVQQMQTHQGKVTGVLTPTETYAGHQVAVCAGSMSRSLLQQMQISVPCYFSHAELIETPPVDLNLRTVIMPANTRRFALEATMEQRQHEDLWDEAGHEIAPPILDAGIFQFADGHLRLGQISRLLTDPQAPVDAAASERQIREAIAHLIPALADVPGQWHRCLVAFSGDRMPLVGALPDYAGLHLFSGFSNPFAFVPPIAQRFAKSQVGNPDLLIESLAPSRFKEQN, from the coding sequence ATGACTACCTACGACTGGATCGTCATCGGCAACGGCATTACCGGTGCTGCGCTCAGCTATGAACTAGCTCACGTGGGCTTTTCTGTTCTGCTGCTTGACCCAAGCGATCGCCCTCACAGCGCTACCCGTTTTAGCTATGGCGGGGTTGCTTTTTGGGCTGGCACGACGGATATGACCCAGCAATTGTGTCAAGAAGGCATCGATCGCCATCGACACCTCAGCGACGAACTGGGGGCCTCAACCGAGTTTCATGAACGAGATCTGTTGATGCCTGTTTTCCCCGACGATGATCTGCCTGCCCTCACGCACCTCTACCAGCGCTTCCAGCCCCAGCCCACCTTGGTTGATCGGCAAACCGCTTGTGAGCTTGAACCCTTGCTCAATCCAGAGGCGATCGCTGCTGCCTTTGTCGTTAAGCATGGCCATGTCCATCCTGAAAAAGCGGTTCGGGCCTATAATCACGCCTTCCAGCGCTTGGGTGGGCAGGTGGCGATCGCTCCTGTGCAGCAGATGCAAACCCATCAGGGTAAGGTCACGGGTGTGCTTACCCCTACCGAGACCTATGCTGGACATCAAGTCGCGGTCTGTGCCGGGAGCATGAGCCGGTCTTTGCTGCAGCAGATGCAGATTTCCGTGCCCTGCTACTTTTCCCATGCCGAACTCATCGAAACGCCGCCCGTTGACCTCAACCTGCGCACAGTGATCATGCCCGCCAACACCCGCCGCTTTGCCCTAGAAGCCACCATGGAGCAACGCCAGCATGAAGATCTTTGGGATGAAGCTGGCCACGAAATCGCTCCTCCCATCTTAGATGCGGGCATCTTTCAGTTTGCTGACGGACATCTGCGGCTTGGCCAAATTAGCCGTCTCCTCACCGATCCCCAGGCACCTGTGGATGCTGCTGCGAGTGAACGCCAGATTCGAGAAGCGATCGCTCACCTGATTCCGGCCCTAGCTGATGTTCCTGGCCAATGGCACCGCTGCTTAGTTGCCTTCAGTGGCGATCGCATGCCCCTCGTGGGCGCTCTCCCGGACTACGCAGGTCTACATCTATTCTCCGGCTTCAGCAATCCTTTTGCTTTCGTGCCACCCATCGCCCAACGCTTTGCTAAAAGCCAGGTAGGCAACCCTGACCTCCTGATTGAGTCTCTAGCACCCTCACGATTTAAAGAACAAAATTAA
- a CDS encoding RidA family protein — MERQHVSTGTPWEALAGYSRAVRVGPFVYVAGTTATNEKGEISSTDPYEQTCHILQRVASALEAVGASLSHVVRTRVYITNMDDWQSVARAHGEVFADIRPANTLVEVSRLATPDMQVEIEVDAVIPDASL, encoded by the coding sequence ATGGAACGTCAGCATGTTTCAACCGGCACTCCTTGGGAAGCCCTGGCAGGCTATTCCCGAGCAGTGCGCGTTGGTCCGTTTGTCTATGTGGCCGGCACAACGGCCACCAACGAAAAGGGTGAAATTTCTAGTACGGATCCCTATGAGCAAACCTGCCATATCTTGCAGCGGGTTGCTAGCGCCCTTGAAGCTGTCGGAGCTTCCCTCAGCCACGTAGTACGTACCCGTGTGTATATCACCAATATGGACGACTGGCAGTCCGTGGCTCGGGCCCATGGTGAGGTGTTTGCTGATATTCGCCCAGCCAATACGCTTGTTGAAGTGAGTCGGCTGGCAACACCAGATATGCAAGTTGAAATTGAGGTCGATGCGGTGATCCCCGATGCATCCCTCTAA
- a CDS encoding iron uptake porin, with the protein MSPKILWKSLLVTPAILGTAIFASSSAIASEEINTDVTSVSSLEQIADYANEGSVDSMGQVTSITQLSDVQPTDWAYQALSSLIDRYGCIAGYPDGTFRGNQAMTRYEFAAGLNACLEGFARTVTGGDLTTLEQLLQQFEAELATLRGRVDALEARTAQLEANQFSTTTKLNGNAIFSTAAVFDSDEVFDDQVTFGYRTEMNFDSSFTGDDRLRVRLRARDVQDFDADPVGFSYGGSSDGDVFLDDLFYDFPLTSSIDVRIGANSLGVDDFVASTISPLDSSTSGSLSNFGFPSQYSIATVGNAGAGLIVQLTDNISLDLGYTADDAASPEEGSGLFNGPYSAIGQLTFLSGSFDAALTYIRTYNTLGFGVPAYNANNFGFQGNFRLNDTIEIGGGVAYSDVDSIGVDGDAEVWSYQGTLAFNDLGGSGNMLGVLAGVVPYSRDNFTGVIGAPDRSINTSFLAEVFYRLQVNDRISVTPSVIYIDDPDNNGGLDSSLIGAIRTTFSF; encoded by the coding sequence ATGTCTCCGAAAATTCTTTGGAAGTCCCTGCTGGTAACTCCAGCTATCTTGGGCACAGCTATCTTTGCATCGTCTTCTGCGATCGCATCAGAAGAAATCAATACCGACGTCACCAGCGTTTCTAGCCTTGAGCAAATTGCTGACTACGCCAACGAAGGTAGCGTTGACAGCATGGGTCAGGTGACCTCGATTACTCAGCTCTCTGATGTGCAACCCACCGACTGGGCATACCAAGCACTCAGCTCCTTGATCGACCGCTACGGTTGTATCGCCGGTTATCCCGACGGTACCTTCCGCGGCAACCAAGCCATGACTCGTTATGAGTTCGCGGCTGGTTTGAACGCTTGTTTGGAAGGATTTGCTCGCACCGTTACCGGTGGCGACCTAACCACCCTTGAGCAACTCTTGCAACAGTTTGAAGCTGAACTAGCTACTCTACGTGGCCGTGTTGATGCTCTAGAAGCTCGCACCGCTCAACTAGAAGCCAACCAGTTCTCCACCACCACCAAACTGAACGGCAACGCTATCTTCAGCACCGCCGCTGTTTTCGATAGTGACGAAGTCTTTGATGACCAAGTCACCTTCGGCTACCGGACGGAGATGAACTTCGACTCTAGCTTCACCGGTGATGACCGTCTGCGTGTTCGTCTGCGCGCTCGTGACGTCCAAGACTTTGATGCTGACCCCGTCGGTTTCTCCTATGGCGGCAGCAGCGATGGTGACGTCTTCCTAGACGACCTGTTCTACGACTTCCCTCTCACCAGCAGCATTGATGTTCGCATCGGTGCCAATAGCCTGGGTGTGGATGACTTCGTAGCCAGCACCATCAGCCCCTTGGATAGCTCCACCAGCGGTTCGCTGTCTAACTTTGGCTTCCCTTCTCAGTACAGCATCGCAACCGTGGGTAACGCTGGTGCTGGTCTCATCGTTCAGCTCACCGACAACATCAGCCTCGATCTAGGCTACACAGCAGATGATGCTGCTAGCCCTGAAGAAGGTTCTGGTCTGTTCAATGGTCCTTACAGCGCCATCGGTCAGTTGACCTTCCTGAGCGGCTCCTTTGACGCAGCTCTGACCTACATCCGCACCTACAACACCCTTGGTTTTGGCGTGCCTGCTTACAACGCTAACAACTTCGGTTTCCAAGGCAACTTCCGCCTGAACGACACCATTGAAATCGGTGGTGGCGTCGCCTACTCCGATGTAGATTCTATCGGTGTTGATGGTGATGCTGAAGTTTGGAGCTACCAAGGAACCTTGGCCTTCAACGACCTCGGTGGTAGCGGCAACATGCTGGGTGTTCTAGCTGGTGTTGTTCCTTACAGCCGCGACAACTTCACTGGAGTTATTGGTGCACCTGATCGGAGCATCAACACCTCCTTCTTGGCTGAAGTGTTCTACCGCCTGCAAGTGAACGACCGCATCTCGGTTACCCCATCTGTTATCTACATTGATGATCCAGATAACAACGGTGGCTTGGATTCTTCCTTGATTGGTGCTATCCGTACCACCTTCAGCTTCTAA
- a CDS encoding GH1 family beta-glucosidase has product MVSYQFPSGFQWGAATAAYQIEGAIAADGRRPSVWDTFSETPGRVLNGDTGAIACDHYHCYDDDVKRMVDLGIRHYRFSIAWPRIIPEGRGAVNEAGIDFYRRLVDCLRDHGITPHATLFHWDSPQALEDAYGSWRDRQMAYDFADYVTAVVQRLGDRITHWMTLNEIACFTHLGYGVNQVPPHAPGTVVSQPKDVWQTSHHALLAHGLGCQAIRAASPQPCSIALVDNFFVPVPISETPEHIAACQKAFSRLHSNGGIIQPALTGQYSPALLEQLGDQAPDIQAGDLAIIHQPIDALGINIYSGMYVRAADTDQGYDVLDFPSGYPRMHMPWLQVIPDALYWSIRHISDTLDRPDLQLFISENGCAAQDQVTDQGEVIDSDRILYLREHLRAAHRAVQEGYPLTGYFVWSLLDNFEWAWGYDRRFGIIYVDYASQTRIPKASYYWYADCISQNRVV; this is encoded by the coding sequence ATGGTCAGCTATCAATTTCCATCTGGGTTTCAGTGGGGGGCAGCCACGGCGGCCTACCAAATTGAAGGGGCGATCGCTGCCGATGGACGGCGACCCAGCGTGTGGGATACGTTCAGCGAAACGCCGGGACGGGTGCTAAATGGCGATACCGGAGCGATCGCCTGTGATCACTACCACTGCTATGACGATGATGTAAAACGCATGGTGGATCTAGGCATCCGCCACTATCGCTTTAGCATTGCCTGGCCGCGGATTATTCCGGAAGGACGAGGAGCGGTGAATGAAGCCGGGATCGATTTCTATCGCCGCCTTGTAGACTGTCTGCGGGATCATGGGATCACCCCCCATGCCACCCTGTTTCACTGGGATAGCCCTCAAGCGTTAGAGGATGCCTATGGTTCTTGGCGCGATCGCCAAATGGCCTACGATTTTGCCGACTATGTGACGGCCGTGGTGCAACGGTTGGGCGATCGCATCACCCACTGGATGACCCTGAATGAAATTGCCTGCTTTACCCATCTGGGCTATGGCGTCAACCAAGTGCCGCCCCACGCCCCAGGCACCGTGGTGTCCCAGCCCAAGGACGTTTGGCAAACCTCCCATCATGCGCTGCTGGCCCACGGTCTCGGCTGCCAGGCCATCCGTGCCGCTTCTCCCCAACCCTGTTCCATCGCCTTGGTCGATAACTTCTTCGTGCCCGTCCCGATCAGCGAAACCCCGGAGCATATCGCTGCCTGTCAAAAAGCGTTTTCCCGACTCCATAGCAACGGCGGCATTATCCAGCCAGCCCTGACCGGTCAGTATAGCCCGGCTCTGCTGGAGCAGCTTGGGGATCAGGCTCCCGATATCCAAGCTGGCGATTTAGCGATCATTCATCAACCCATTGATGCCCTGGGGATCAATATCTACTCCGGGATGTATGTGCGAGCAGCGGATACGGATCAAGGGTATGACGTGCTGGACTTTCCCTCTGGCTATCCCCGCATGCACATGCCTTGGCTGCAGGTGATCCCCGATGCGCTGTACTGGAGTATTCGCCACATTAGCGACACCCTCGATCGCCCCGATCTCCAGCTTTTCATCAGCGAAAACGGCTGTGCGGCTCAGGATCAGGTGACTGATCAAGGCGAGGTCATCGACAGCGATCGCATTCTCTACCTGCGAGAACATCTACGAGCCGCCCATCGCGCTGTGCAGGAGGGCTATCCCCTCACCGGCTATTTTGTTTGGAGTTTGCTGGATAATTTTGAATGGGCCTGGGGCTACGATCGCCGCTTTGGCATCATTTATGTAGACTATGCCAGCCAAACCCGCATTCCCAAGGCTAGCTATTACTGGTATGCCGACTGCATTAGCCAAAACCGGGTCGTTTAG
- a CDS encoding HEAT repeat domain-containing protein: MYDDDASVLDPAIAADSPLDHLEAIDVSEDDKPDPDVMLPLLDASDNQQRMLATRAFCELEEPRAVPQLINLLSDTCPLIRVSAAYALGRNPSPLAVDALIMQLEQDLNGYVRKGLVWALGNCRDRRSLTPLTHALRTDISAVRLWAASALAQMANLDYESVIAAIPPLIEALRRDPVAAVRSNCAWAIGLLCRELPSNVIYATAIDAIIEAFAEDEDMGVRDDARLAVLKVGDPRGLQVIEEIEQDGLV; this comes from the coding sequence ATGTATGATGACGATGCTAGCGTGTTAGACCCTGCCATTGCCGCCGATAGCCCACTGGATCATCTCGAGGCGATCGACGTATCTGAGGATGACAAGCCAGATCCGGACGTAATGCTGCCTTTGCTAGACGCGTCCGACAATCAGCAGCGCATGTTGGCCACCCGAGCATTTTGTGAACTAGAGGAACCGCGTGCCGTTCCTCAATTAATTAACCTTCTGTCCGATACCTGTCCGCTCATCCGGGTGAGTGCCGCCTATGCCCTCGGACGCAACCCCAGTCCCCTAGCCGTTGATGCTCTCATTATGCAGTTAGAGCAGGATCTGAACGGCTATGTGCGCAAAGGACTTGTCTGGGCCTTGGGCAACTGCCGCGATCGCCGCTCCCTAACGCCGCTCACCCATGCCCTACGCACTGATATTTCCGCCGTGCGTCTATGGGCCGCCAGTGCCCTAGCCCAGATGGCAAATCTAGACTACGAATCGGTGATTGCCGCTATTCCTCCCCTCATTGAAGCTCTGCGGCGTGATCCTGTAGCAGCAGTGCGCAGCAACTGTGCCTGGGCGATTGGCCTGCTGTGTCGAGAGCTGCCGTCTAACGTGATTTATGCCACGGCTATAGACGCCATTATTGAAGCCTTTGCCGAAGATGAAGACATGGGCGTCCGCGACGATGCCCGTCTTGCTGTGCTCAAAGTGGGCGATCCTCGTGGACTCCAAGTGATTGAAGAAATTGAGCAGGATGGGCTAGTTTAG
- the cax gene encoding calcium/proton exchanger yields MSVKTIILIGLLVFVPISVAAHLMHMGALVVFATAALAILPLAAWMGTATEEIAVVSGPTLGGLLNATFGNATELIIALIALNAGLIEVVKASITGSILGNLLLVMGLSMFLGGLRYKEQEFQPVLARLNASSMNLAVIAILLPTAVNFTSTGIEESQMQRLSAAVAVVLIGVYLLTLLFSMKTHSYLCEAGEVDLDLNEEGEDAAGHRPNLWLWTGVLLGATLLVALESELLVGALEEATEQLGLTQLFTGVILLPIIGNAAEHATAVTVAMKNKMDLSVSVAVGSSLQIALFVAPVLVLAGWVMGQPMDLNFNPFELVAVAVAVLIANSISSDGRSNWLEGSLLLATYAVLSLAFFFHPIVEGIG; encoded by the coding sequence ATGTCAGTCAAAACGATTATCTTGATTGGGCTATTGGTGTTTGTGCCGATTTCTGTGGCTGCCCATCTGATGCATATGGGAGCACTGGTGGTATTTGCCACGGCTGCGCTAGCTATTTTGCCCTTAGCCGCTTGGATGGGCACAGCAACCGAGGAAATTGCGGTGGTATCGGGGCCAACCTTAGGTGGGCTGCTCAATGCCACTTTTGGCAATGCAACGGAGCTGATTATTGCCCTGATTGCTCTGAATGCTGGTCTGATTGAAGTGGTCAAAGCCAGTATTACCGGGTCGATTCTCGGCAACCTGCTGCTGGTCATGGGGCTATCGATGTTTCTGGGAGGCTTGCGCTACAAGGAGCAGGAATTTCAGCCGGTCTTAGCACGGCTGAATGCCTCATCGATGAACTTAGCGGTGATTGCCATTTTATTGCCCACCGCCGTCAACTTCACCTCCACGGGCATTGAAGAATCTCAAATGCAGCGCCTATCCGCCGCTGTGGCCGTGGTTTTGATTGGGGTATACCTGCTCACCCTGCTGTTCTCCATGAAAACCCACAGCTATCTTTGTGAAGCCGGAGAAGTGGATCTGGATCTGAATGAAGAGGGCGAAGACGCCGCCGGGCATCGTCCCAATCTCTGGCTATGGACGGGGGTGTTGCTGGGAGCCACGCTGCTGGTGGCGCTCGAATCGGAACTGCTGGTGGGTGCTTTAGAGGAAGCGACCGAGCAACTGGGGTTGACTCAGCTCTTTACCGGCGTCATTTTGCTGCCGATTATTGGCAACGCGGCGGAACATGCCACAGCAGTCACCGTGGCAATGAAAAACAAAATGGACTTATCGGTCTCGGTGGCGGTGGGATCGAGTTTGCAAATTGCCCTATTTGTTGCGCCGGTGCTGGTGTTGGCGGGTTGGGTGATGGGACAGCCCATGGATCTCAACTTCAACCCCTTTGAACTGGTTGCCGTGGCCGTCGCCGTGCTGATCGCCAATTCCATTAGCTCCGATGGGCGATCCAACTGGTTGGAAGGTAGCTTACTGCTGGCCACCTACGCAGTGCTGAGTCTAGCCTTTTTCTTCCACCCGATCGTTGAAGGGATTGGCTAA
- the thyX gene encoding FAD-dependent thymidylate synthase gives MDRFTVALISQTPNPQQVIYGAMHQDYAEGFVWDERDRWPGEEKCGDVIVKQLLQGNRGHYGPLEHPQIVLNCGWFPHSTMQQVRTHRVGVSFDVQSFRYTGQRILDVIEGKRELEDVFYLRPLGSYSDRQGKKYDYTEDLRQEDLDWCLQACHRYAERIHQGFAEEHARGLIPFDIRQHWVMSANVRSLMHLLDLRWKADAQLEAQKLCEQIWPHFQAWVPAIAAWYEANRLKKARLSP, from the coding sequence ATGGATCGGTTTACCGTTGCCCTAATTTCCCAAACCCCCAACCCCCAACAGGTGATCTACGGGGCAATGCACCAAGATTATGCAGAAGGCTTCGTGTGGGATGAACGCGATCGCTGGCCCGGCGAAGAAAAATGTGGCGACGTGATTGTCAAACAACTGCTCCAAGGCAATCGCGGCCATTATGGCCCCCTGGAACACCCCCAAATTGTCCTAAACTGCGGCTGGTTTCCCCACAGCACCATGCAGCAAGTTAGGACACATCGCGTGGGCGTCTCATTTGATGTTCAGTCCTTCCGATATACTGGACAGCGCATCCTCGATGTGATAGAGGGGAAGCGGGAGCTAGAAGATGTGTTCTACCTGCGTCCCTTGGGCAGCTATAGCGATCGCCAAGGCAAAAAGTACGACTACACCGAAGACCTGCGGCAGGAGGATCTAGATTGGTGTCTCCAAGCCTGCCATCGCTATGCCGAACGCATCCATCAAGGCTTTGCGGAAGAACATGCCCGTGGACTCATTCCCTTTGATATTCGCCAACATTGGGTGATGTCGGCTAATGTGCGATCGCTCATGCACTTGCTGGATCTGCGCTGGAAAGCCGATGCTCAGCTCGAAGCCCAGAAGCTCTGTGAACAAATCTGGCCCCATTTTCAAGCCTGGGTGCCTGCGATCGCCGCCTGGTATGAAGCCAATCGCCTGAAGAAAGCTCGGTTGTCGCCCTAG